GGGGGAACGGCTCTTTTCTCCCCCGATGCATCGTAAGTAACTTAAGTTGTTATTTATACTCCGCCACCGAGCACGGCGATAACATCTCCGGAGCGCTGGAGGCCGAGGCGAGGGATGGATGAGAGCCGCCCTTCCCCACCCGAGCAGGACGCTGCTCTGCTCCTAATTCCCtccatttaattttgatttttctttttcttttcttttctttttttttttttttcctttgaatttttcCATGCTCTGCTGCCGGAGGAGCATCTGAACTGTAAAGGCACCGCCGAGGGGGCGAGGGGACCCGAGGGGAGCGGCGGTGCGAGCGGCGGCGCCGAGGTAAGCGGCCCCGCGGTGCGTCCTGCTCCGGCTGTACGGGGGTGGCcggaggggggaagaaagagaaaggagccTCTTCCCTGTTCGGATCGACACCGAACCGAACGGGGAAATTCAGCACACAGCGTAGTAAAATCTTAAAGCAACTTTCTCCGGGAAGCACCTCTGTCACTGCCCGTTTTCTTACCCATCTTTCCTCCGCCGGTGCGCTCTCACACCAACCTGCCCACTGGGCTCTCAGCTATGCGGGGATTTtgatctcattttcttctttttttttttccctcccaagAAATAGCCGACTGGCTGAGCTGCCCTTATGTTATTCCTCACCCCTGCCTTGCGGGCCTGATGCCTATTAACATCCAGGGTACCTATTAACATCCAGGAGAGAAGGACCTCTCCCGGAGCAGGACTCTCTCCTCCCGGCCCCGGCGAGGCTCCCTGCCCGCCTCTCTCTCTGGCCGCCCCTCCGTTCCGTTCCCTGTTCTTGCCTTTGATTTTCCCCGAGAGCAGAGGCGAACTTTACCGGGGAACTTCACAAGGAAATCCTCGGCGATGGGATTTTTAGGGACAGGCTGTGCCCCCTCCCAGCCTCTCTCGACACCCCCGACTCTCACACACGCACGCAACACACACACGCGCCGCGTCCAACCAAGGTTATCCCCGAGCGCTGATGTATTGTTTTATTACATGCCGGCATGTCCCCGTACGCGCCCGGGTTTGTGCTGCTGTCTACATGACAGATGGTGCTCCGTGAGGCCGCAAGAAGATACGattcaattttcttttgaaaggcACCACcgcacttatttatttatttcccctttcttcGCTCccccctctccatcccctccaccccctcccccccatccacCCTTTCCGCtcagggaggggagaggagggaaaattTAAAGGAATCGGGAAGTTCGGGCCCAGCTTTGGggtttttctcctcctttcaccgtttatttcttaattcacacagaatcacagaatgacccgggttggaagggacctcaaggatcatgtagttccaacccccctgcctggcagggccaccaaacatacacctttactagatcaggttgcccagagtggttgCCCATTCGCACCTAAGTAGATGTACGTAAAATAAAACCTACGGCTCTCCTATAGTCCCCATATGGTCGCTGGAGAATAGCACGATTAGCGTCAGGAAAATAatagcagaaataataataacaataatgaaagGAGGgcacagcaaagagcaggagGAGATCCGGGCACACACGGCAGATCCCGCAGTTCCGACTGGGGAAATGAATTTCCCCACCGGCCCCGCAAGGTTTGGGAACCTCGAGCCGTGGTTCCCTCTGCTTATTTATCAGCGTCGGTCTGCAGCCCGCATCCCGACAGAGCGATGGTGCTGCGGCGTTTGGCAGGGGAGGACGGAGGTATTCAgataggaggaaaacaaaccgGCCCGATTTGAGCCGCTGGATGTGAGCTCGTTAGAAAGGCGGGCGCATATTCTTTTATTGCTTTCCGGGCCCGTTCGGACAAAGGAACGAGCGGCCACGGGGAGGCGGAGGTGGGGGCAGCGCTCGGTCCGGGGCCGCTCCGCCACGGGACGGGGGCTCTGACCCCgctctctctgcttctctatCCCGGGAAGGCTCCTCCGCCCCCTCCACGATGATGCTCAGCCCGGACCAAGCGGCCGACTCAGACCACCCCTCCTCGGCGCCCTCCGACCCGGAGTCCCTGGGCGGCGCGGACGGCCGGGCGCTCAGCTGCTGCGTCTCCGACCCGGAGCCTGCGgagggcggcggcggggggggaGGCGGGGAGAGCcgcggcggggggcggccggggcTGCACCCACCGCCTCTAAGCCGAGAGGAGAAGAGGCGGCGGCGGAGAGCCACGGCCAAGTACCGCTCGGCCCACGCCACCAGGGAGCGCATCCGAGTGGAAGCCTTCAACATGGCCTTCGCTGAGCTGCGCAAGCTGCTGCCCACGCTCCCCCCCGACAAGAAGCTCTCCAAGATCGAAATCCTGCGCCTCGCCATCTGCTACATCTCCTATCTCAACCACGTCCTGGACGTGTAGCGCCCGCCCGCCCCGACGGCCACACGGAGGCCGGAACGGGACGCGCCGCCGCCGTCCAGCCCGGCCCCGAGAGCCCACGGGCGGCCACGGGGCAGAGCGGGGCCCGGCGACGGGCGCGGAGGGTTTTTCTTCGCTGCCGCCTCGCTCGCGGGTGCGGGGTGAGCGCTGCTTTAAGCGGAGAAGTGTAAAATGGGATCGTTCCTTCAGGCTGTCAAGTGCCCCTTTATATATATCCAAAAAACATCTTCTTGTGACCTTAAACGTGTGACCCATGGGTGCGgttaaaaataactattttttatttatggtAGAAGGAGTcgacaatttatttttttcaagacttatttatttttcagagtgGTGGCAATTTTACTTTGGATACTTTGTGCCAATTGTTTTCTATAGTCGGGTGTTTACACTTTTCTCCTGTGGAATATTACGTTTATAAGTGTACGTCGGGATCGAGGcagtgttctgttttggtttaCTTCCTCGTTCGTTTGTTTTGCTCCGATTATATTGCACTTGTGTGTGACAaaccttccctcccttcccgtttatattttatatataccGAGGCGTTCGTTCTTgaccttcttttctttcctctgtgtgtgcgtgtgtgggATGGACAACCGCTAGCACTTAACTAGGAGAGTTTTCTACAACTTGTTGTTCTTCTGATCTATAGTTCCGTCCGAGAGGTCCTTTGCGAATCGTTTATAAGGGAAGTAGGTTCTTTTGTGGGTGTATCGGTGTGCGTGCCTACAGGCgggtgtgtgtggggctgagcgTGGCCTGTATGTGTGCGGTATATTTTTAGGAaaggactttttgtttttctttttcctaaaaaaagaaaagaaaaagaagtcgATCCAGGACTGCTTTCCTTTGTGacaaccaaaaaaaagaaagaaaagaaaaagaaaatgttataaCCTGAAAATCTTTCGTGTTCTTTGCTGTGAATctcttaaaacaagaaaaagcgCATTCTAGGGatgagaaagataaaagaaaaaaaaaac
The Coturnix japonica isolate 7356 chromosome 1, Coturnix japonica 2.1, whole genome shotgun sequence DNA segment above includes these coding regions:
- the NHLH2 gene encoding helix-loop-helix protein 2, with amino-acid sequence MMLSPDQAADSDHPSSAPSDPESLGGADGRALSCCVSDPEPAEGGGGGGGGESRGGGRPGLHPPPLSREEKRRRRRATAKYRSAHATRERIRVEAFNMAFAELRKLLPTLPPDKKLSKIEILRLAICYISYLNHVLDV